A stretch of Streptococcus chenjunshii DNA encodes these proteins:
- a CDS encoding DegV family protein, with protein sequence MKLAVITDSTAVLSQELTGQEHLYVLNIPIAIDGITYVEGQNLTLSEFYDKMAAASELPKTSQPSLAELDELLSQLASEDYTHVIGLFLAGGISGFWQNIQFLVEEYPNLTIAFPDSKITSGPLGSMVENIFYWQTAGFTFSQILEKLDRQIEGTRAFIMVDDLNHLVKGGRLSNGTAVLGTLLNIKPILHFDETGTIVVYEKVRTEKKAIRRLVELLHELTEEGHYETFIIHAQAQEKADYLQQILLDSGYSKKLKIIAFNGVIATHLGRGAVALGFTPIL encoded by the coding sequence ATGAAACTAGCAGTAATTACAGATTCAACAGCGGTTTTATCGCAGGAGCTGACAGGGCAGGAACATCTTTATGTTTTAAATATCCCAATTGCTATTGATGGGATCACCTATGTCGAAGGGCAAAATCTGACACTTTCTGAATTTTATGACAAGATGGCAGCTGCCAGCGAGCTGCCTAAAACCAGTCAGCCCAGTTTAGCAGAGTTAGATGAGCTGCTGAGCCAGCTGGCCAGTGAGGATTATACGCATGTCATCGGCCTTTTTTTGGCCGGCGGAATTTCCGGTTTCTGGCAGAATATTCAGTTTCTTGTTGAAGAGTATCCTAATTTAACCATTGCTTTTCCTGACAGTAAAATCACCTCCGGGCCGCTCGGCAGTATGGTAGAGAATATTTTTTATTGGCAGACTGCTGGGTTCACGTTTTCGCAAATTTTAGAAAAGCTGGATAGGCAGATTGAAGGAACAAGAGCCTTTATCATGGTGGATGATTTAAATCATCTGGTCAAAGGCGGACGTCTGTCCAATGGAACAGCTGTTCTTGGCACCTTATTAAATATCAAACCGATTCTTCATTTCGATGAGACCGGCACTATTGTTGTTTACGAGAAAGTCAGGACAGAAAAGAAAGCAATCAGGCGCTTGGTGGAATTGCTGCACGAACTGACAGAAGAAGGGCACTATGAAACGTTTATTATCCATGCTCAAGCGCAGGAAAAGGCAGACTATTTACAACAGATTTTGCTGGATTCCGGCTACAGTAAAAAGCTGAAAATCATTGCTTTTAATGGTGTCATTGCGACTCACTTGGGAAGAGGAGCAGTTGCCCTTGGGTTTACCCCGATTTTATAA
- the dapB gene encoding 4-hydroxy-tetrahydrodipicolinate reductase, translated as MTINVIIAGFKGRMGSTAVEMVKQDQELQVAALLDPFAEEKEADGIPVFTNKESMQGISADVWVDFTTPQVAYENTRFAIENGFAPVVGTTGFTQEQITELSALSAEKNIGGLIAPNFAIGAILLMEFAAKASKYFPDLEIIELHHDKKKDAPSGTAVKTAELINQVRQPKKQGAADESETLAGARGAEFAGFRIHSVRLPGLVAHQEVIFGAAGEGLTLRHDSYDRSSFMSGVNLGIKEVVKRNQLVYGLEHLL; from the coding sequence ATGACAATTAATGTTATTATTGCAGGTTTTAAGGGCAGGATGGGTTCAACTGCAGTTGAGATGGTTAAACAGGACCAGGAGCTGCAAGTGGCTGCTTTGCTTGATCCTTTTGCAGAAGAAAAGGAAGCTGACGGCATTCCGGTGTTTACAAATAAGGAATCCATGCAGGGAATTTCAGCGGATGTATGGGTGGATTTTACGACGCCGCAGGTTGCCTATGAAAATACGCGTTTTGCCATTGAAAACGGCTTTGCTCCCGTGGTTGGGACAACTGGTTTTACGCAGGAGCAAATCACTGAACTGAGTGCTCTGTCTGCTGAGAAAAACATTGGCGGACTGATAGCTCCTAATTTTGCGATCGGTGCCATTTTACTGATGGAGTTTGCTGCCAAAGCATCTAAGTATTTTCCTGACCTTGAAATCATTGAGCTACATCATGATAAGAAAAAGGATGCTCCCAGCGGAACAGCAGTCAAAACTGCAGAGTTGATCAATCAGGTGCGTCAGCCTAAAAAACAAGGCGCAGCAGATGAAAGTGAAACGTTGGCAGGCGCCCGGGGAGCAGAGTTTGCCGGCTTTCGGATTCACAGTGTGCGGCTGCCGGGCTTAGTAGCTCACCAAGAGGTTATTTTTGGCGCAGCAGGTGAAGGACTGACTTTACGGCATGATTCATATGATCGAAGTTCCTTTATGAGCGGTGTTAATCTGGGAATCAAAGAAGTTGTAAAACGCAATCAGCTAGTTTATGGTTTGGAACACTTATTATGA
- a CDS encoding ABC-F family ATP-binding cassette domain-containing protein produces the protein MNDFLVENLTQSVGDKTVFEGISFIIHELDRIGLIGVNGSGKTTLLDVLSGSHGFAGDRAPFSKKNNYKIAYLTQEAEFSDDKTVLETVLSADLPEMALIREYELLVADYTAADQSRLDRIMSEMDALSAWTIENEVKTILSRLGIHNLKQKTGSLSGGMRRRVQLAQVLLADADLYLLDEPTNHLDIETIAWLADFLKSRKKTLLFITHDRYFLDKLSTRIFELDQAKLTEYQGNYQDYLRLKTAENERQAAQLHKQKQLYKQELSWMRTQPQASATKQEARIKRFKTLEKELKKTQSQNQLEIQFESARIGKKVLQFTDVSLTYGGKSLFSHFNLLVQNKDRIGIVGANGVGKTSLLNLISGDLQASQGEVDIGETVRVGYFSQQIRGMDENKRVITYLQEKAETVRTADGLFSVAELLEQFLFPPASHGKLIAKLSGGEKKRLYLLQILLEQPNLLLLDEPTNDLDIATLSVLERFLQYFSGPVIVVSHDRYFLDKVTNKILAFKNGEIHQFFGNYSDYLSETKAERIKEATHSQEKSQLPPVKEKPKKKRLSYFEQLEWDTIETDISQLEADIEEITAAMQTNASDYEQLAVLQTQLDEKNDELLQKYERYDYLSDKQE, from the coding sequence ATGAATGATTTTTTGGTGGAAAACCTGACGCAGTCAGTGGGGGACAAAACTGTTTTTGAAGGGATTTCTTTTATCATTCACGAACTGGACCGCATAGGGCTCATCGGTGTTAACGGAAGCGGAAAAACCACACTTTTAGATGTCTTATCAGGCAGCCATGGTTTTGCTGGTGACCGTGCACCTTTTTCTAAGAAAAATAACTATAAAATTGCTTATTTGACTCAGGAAGCTGAGTTTTCCGATGATAAGACAGTCCTAGAAACCGTTTTGTCTGCGGATTTACCGGAAATGGCTTTGATTCGTGAATATGAATTGCTTGTAGCCGATTATACAGCAGCTGATCAGTCCCGTCTTGACCGGATTATGTCAGAGATGGATGCCTTGTCCGCTTGGACGATTGAAAATGAAGTCAAGACAATCTTGTCTCGGTTGGGTATTCATAATCTTAAGCAAAAGACAGGAAGTCTTTCGGGTGGGATGCGGCGTCGGGTTCAGCTGGCACAGGTTCTTTTAGCTGATGCGGACTTGTATTTATTAGATGAGCCAACCAATCATTTGGATATTGAAACGATTGCCTGGTTGGCTGATTTTTTAAAAAGCCGAAAAAAAACTTTGCTGTTTATTACACATGATCGGTATTTCTTAGATAAACTGTCAACGCGTATTTTTGAATTAGATCAGGCAAAATTGACAGAATATCAGGGTAATTATCAGGACTATCTTCGTTTAAAAACTGCAGAAAATGAGCGTCAAGCAGCACAGTTACATAAACAAAAACAGCTCTACAAGCAAGAACTGAGCTGGATGCGCACTCAGCCCCAGGCCAGTGCCACAAAGCAAGAAGCTAGAATTAAACGCTTTAAAACTCTGGAAAAAGAACTGAAGAAAACGCAGTCACAAAATCAGCTTGAAATACAGTTTGAAAGTGCCCGAATAGGCAAAAAAGTACTCCAGTTTACAGATGTGTCTCTGACTTACGGAGGGAAAAGTCTGTTCAGTCATTTTAATTTGCTTGTTCAAAATAAAGACCGCATTGGTATTGTGGGGGCTAATGGTGTTGGTAAAACCAGTCTTCTTAATCTGATCAGCGGTGATTTGCAGGCAAGCCAAGGAGAAGTTGACATTGGCGAAACAGTCCGTGTTGGTTATTTTTCTCAGCAGATTAGAGGAATGGATGAAAATAAGCGGGTTATCACCTATCTGCAGGAAAAGGCCGAAACCGTCAGAACTGCCGATGGTCTCTTCAGCGTTGCTGAACTTTTGGAACAGTTTCTTTTTCCGCCAGCCAGCCACGGTAAGCTTATTGCTAAGCTGTCAGGCGGTGAGAAGAAGCGGCTCTACCTTTTACAAATTCTGCTTGAACAGCCTAATCTTTTGTTGCTTGATGAGCCGACTAATGACTTGGATATAGCGACTTTATCGGTATTAGAGCGCTTTCTGCAGTATTTTTCCGGTCCGGTTATTGTGGTTAGCCATGACCGCTATTTTTTGGATAAGGTAACCAATAAAATCCTCGCCTTTAAAAACGGAGAGATTCACCAGTTTTTTGGAAATTATAGTGATTATTTATCCGAAACCAAGGCAGAGAGAATAAAGGAAGCTACTCATTCGCAAGAGAAATCTCAGCTGCCTCCTGTGAAAGAAAAGCCAAAGAAAAAGCGCTTGTCTTATTTTGAGCAGTTGGAATGGGATACTATTGAAACTGATATCAGTCAGCTTGAAGCTGATATTGAAGAAATTACAGCTGCTATGCAGACTAACGCCAGTGATTATGAACAGCTGGCTGTATTGCAGACTCAGCTTGATGAAAAAAATGATGAGTTGCTGCAAAAATATGAGCGCTATGATTATCTCAGTGACAAGCAAGAATAA
- a CDS encoding CCA tRNA nucleotidyltransferase, whose product MRLKTLPSEFQKALPILKKIRKAGYQAYFVGGSVRDALLHRPIHDVDIATDAYPQEIKQIFTRTADIGIEHGTVLVLYQGGEYEITTFRTEDTYVDYRRPSNVSFVRSLSEDLRRRDFTINALALDEDGHVIDEFTGLSDLKQQILRAVGQPNERFKEDALRIMRGFRFAASFNFQIEKATFAAMASCASLLEKISVERSFVEFDKLLLAPYWKHGLEALIVSGAFAYLPGLENKEPELFRLIEDLPDSFVFTSSEQAWAFLLYVLNLADNQHFLRLWKVSNHFQKTVLNLLAVYSLREQNQLDEKMVYQYGRELLLIVENLREAQGLPVAFTQIETLNQKLPIRSKKEMAVNGGVLIKELGFKSGPDLGAVLDAIETAIVTGQLENSKSAIFAYLRSSRSDSSS is encoded by the coding sequence ATGAGATTAAAAACTTTGCCTTCTGAATTTCAGAAGGCTTTACCAATCCTAAAAAAAATCAGAAAAGCCGGCTATCAGGCCTATTTTGTCGGCGGCAGTGTCCGCGATGCTTTACTGCACCGTCCGATTCATGATGTGGATATTGCTACTGATGCTTACCCGCAGGAAATTAAACAGATTTTCACCCGAACAGCCGATATCGGTATTGAACATGGGACAGTGCTGGTCTTGTATCAAGGGGGAGAGTATGAGATTACAACCTTTAGAACAGAAGATACGTATGTGGATTACAGGCGGCCGAGCAATGTCTCTTTTGTCCGATCCCTGTCAGAAGATCTGCGGCGCCGAGATTTTACAATAAATGCTTTGGCTTTAGATGAAGATGGACATGTTATTGATGAATTCACTGGTCTGTCGGACTTAAAACAGCAAATTTTAAGAGCAGTCGGGCAGCCAAACGAACGTTTTAAAGAAGATGCCCTGAGAATAATGCGAGGCTTCCGCTTTGCAGCCAGTTTTAATTTTCAAATTGAAAAGGCAACATTCGCTGCAATGGCGTCATGTGCTTCCCTTCTTGAGAAAATTTCTGTTGAACGGTCTTTTGTAGAATTTGATAAATTGCTTTTGGCTCCATACTGGAAACATGGACTCGAAGCGCTGATCGTTTCCGGTGCTTTTGCTTATTTACCTGGTTTAGAAAACAAAGAACCAGAGCTGTTTCGGTTAATTGAGGATTTACCTGATTCTTTTGTTTTTACGAGCAGTGAGCAGGCTTGGGCTTTTCTTTTATATGTGCTCAATCTTGCAGACAACCAGCATTTTTTGCGGCTCTGGAAGGTGTCTAATCATTTCCAAAAGACAGTACTTAACCTTTTAGCTGTTTATAGCCTGAGAGAGCAAAACCAGCTGGATGAAAAAATGGTTTACCAATACGGCAGAGAGCTGCTGTTGATAGTTGAAAACCTGCGGGAAGCACAGGGGCTGCCTGTAGCTTTTACTCAAATTGAAACACTCAATCAAAAACTCCCTATTCGCAGTAAAAAAGAAATGGCAGTTAACGGCGGAGTGCTGATTAAAGAGCTAGGGTTTAAGTCCGGACCGGATTTAGGAGCTGTTCTTGATGCTATTGAAACAGCCATTGTTACCGGTCAGCTAGAAAACAGCAAATCAGCAATCTTTGCTTATCTGCGCAGTTCACGGTCTGACAGTTCTTCTTGA
- a CDS encoding DUF1149 family protein yields MKVVREKEFVNQYHYNARNLEWEKDNGTPKTDFEVTFQLVNKDEKQKETAVVAVLQFMVVRDDFVINGVISQMNHIKNRIINEPSEFSQAEVEGLAAPLLDMVQRLTYEVTEIALDQPGVNLEFKN; encoded by the coding sequence ATGAAAGTTGTACGTGAAAAGGAATTTGTCAATCAATATCATTACAATGCCCGCAATTTAGAATGGGAGAAAGATAATGGAACTCCTAAAACAGATTTTGAAGTTACTTTTCAACTGGTAAACAAGGATGAAAAGCAGAAGGAGACAGCTGTTGTGGCTGTTCTGCAGTTCATGGTTGTTCGTGACGATTTTGTCATCAATGGGGTCATTTCTCAAATGAATCATATTAAAAATCGAATTATCAATGAGCCAAGTGAATTTAGTCAGGCCGAGGTCGAAGGTTTGGCAGCTCCCCTGCTGGATATGGTTCAGCGTTTGACTTATGAAGTTACCGAAATTGCTCTTGATCAGCCGGGAGTTAATCTGGAGTTTAAAAACTAA